Genomic DNA from Dethiosulfovibrio peptidovorans:
GACAGACTACATACTACAGGTCCACGCTCATGCTCGCCTGCAGAACGAGATGAACGAGATGGTCAAAGCACTTCTCCGTGCTCAGGAGCAGCAGATGGAGCTTAATCGACAACTGGCGAACGCCAAATTCGATGCCCTTCAAAAACAAGTTATGCCTCATTTTATCTTCAACGTCCTCAACTCTATCTCCAGGCTTCTTGATATGGGAGAGATGAAGAAGGCCTCTCATATGCTGTCGTCTTTCTCGGGTATGCTTCGCTATAACCTGACCATGTCCGAGGCCCATGTCTCTCTGAGGCAGGAGATGGAACATGTTCGTAGATACATGGACATACAAAAAGCTCGCTTTGACGACAAGATACAGTACGTTGTGTCCTGTGATCGAGAGACGGAAGATCTGATCGTGCCCTTTTGCACCGTCCAGCCTATCGTGGAGAATGCCGTCGAACACGGTCTTCTTAAGGAAGGAGATGGGGGAACGCTCGTCGTCGAGAGTTTTCGAGAAGATGGCGCCGTCGAGATCTGTGTGAGCGACAATGGCGTAGGCATGGGAGAGGGGGAGCTCCAAAGACTGAGAGAGAGGGTATTTGGGAAGAATCCTCAGGGCAATCAGAAACTGGGTGTTCGAAACTGCTATCAGCGGTTGATGCTCCTGTATGGTCACCGCTGTCGGTTCGATCTGGAGAGTGAACGAGGGAGAGGCACTAAGGTGACGATAACCGTGTTTGACGAGAGAAGACCGGGATGAACCTGCTCCCGTGAGTGATGCCCTCTCCGTGACTCCGTATCCGTCTTGGAGAGGAGAATAGGAACTGGCTTCTGCCTCTATAGCGGATACAGGGGCGTCGTTGTGTGGCGGGCAATATAAGACACCTCTGTCGTTAAAAATCCGTTTAAGAGAAGGCAAGGGATGAAAATTGCGCCATTAAGGACAGAAAAACACCGGAAGACTTGCCTGAGTAAAAGAAAACTCAAAAAGAGACCAAGACCAGGTAGACGAAGAAAAACGGCAAAAATTCTTCGAAAATAAGAAACACGTAGAGATCGAAATTAAGCATAAAATTATCCGAGACGATAGGGTACCCGATGCCTTAGCCCAGGACAGCAACATATTTAAGGGCCTCATAGATCCGAGTAACACCAACAAAACATCTCTACCGAATCAGCCTATAAAAGCGATGAGAACAACGCCTGGCTTGAGGAAGGGGGGCTACAGACCGAGGATACAACATACAGGACACAGAGGGTAACTGGCGATAGAGGCTTTGTACCCAACGTATTTCGTCTCGTCGGTGGAAACGAAACCATCGAGAATGTCGATAGCTTCGAAAGAGCAGATCTGAATACAAGAGCCGAAAATTATGCAGCCGAAGGGACACGCGTTCAGAGGGCCTCTGGGTAGGATTGCGCCTCGGAGACGGGTAAGGTGCACGTTTCTTCACTAATTCGAAAAGGATCAAATGAAACACAGCGCAGCCAGATTTAGCTTCATTTGTTTCACTCGCCGGTGAACTTACCGGTATGTTCTTCTGAAGAGCATGCGTCGTGTTATGCATTTTATGGCGGATCTGAATCTACTGTCTGTGTGTGGTGTGGTGACCTAACAGTATCAGAAAACGCTCAGATTCGTCGTTTTGTTTTCCTAGGGATCTGATCCTCTATCGACCCAACTTCAGGAATGAGGGTCTTTGCCTCCTCTGTGTAACAAATGTATTGAAACCTACACATTACAATGACAGGCATCCAAGTAACCATGGCTGTTTTGGTGGCTTATGGGATTGTGATCAAGGGGGGGGGCTAGTTTTGCTGTGGCGGTTATGCTTATTACCGCGGTTATAACGAGATTTGCTGGGAAGATGTCTCTTAATGAAATTTTTGATTCTATTTGTCATGGGGCAAGCCGTTTGATGTGGCTCTTTTTCCTCTTCGTTCTGTTCAACCCCTTTATTCAGTTCGTTAGCGAAACTGGAGCTTTTACGGCACTTGCAAATATGCTGCAACCCCTTATTGAAAAGAGCGGTCAAGTGGGATTTCTGGGGCTCTCTATGCTGGTAGGGGTCTTTGGTATTCCTGGAGCTGCAGTAGCTCAGCTTCAGGTGATTCATGAAATGTTTCTCCCCCTGGTGAAACAGTTGGATATTCCCATGACACTTTGGGCTTTGGTGTTGTTAGTAGGTTCTCAGATGACTTTTTTGCCTTTCCTGGAGGAGATATGATAGGAGAGATGAGGCTTGCCCGTTCTGAGGATTTGAAATCCATGGTTATTAATGGACTTATCCTGACCTTTGCGGTAGCCGGATATGTCATGATCAGGGCCTTTCTGGCTTTTCGTTAGGGATGAGAAACATGTTTAATATTATATCTGATAGAATTAATAGCCTGAGTGGTACAGTAGGTCTAGTTATTGAGGATCTGCAGGGAAAAAACCGGAAGGAATGGAATGCGACAGAGCTTTTTCCTGCTGCCAGCGTGATCAAGCTTCCAATACTTTGGGAGCTATTCAGCAGGGTGGAGAAAAAAGACTTCTCCCTACAGGATGAAGTGGAACTTCTGGAAGAAGATAAAGTAGAGGGTTTTGGGATTCTTAAAGAAATGCATGCCGGGCTTCGGCTTTCGTTGAAAGACATTGCTACACTTATGATTGTGTTGAGTGATAATGTGGCTACTAATATGCTCATTGATCTTCTTGGTATGGACAATATCAACGATACTATTGAGAGCCTTGGTCTAAAACAAACCTCGCTGCAGCGGAAAATGATGGATAGCGAAGCAAAAGACCGAGGAGCGGATAATTTCACTTCCCCTGAAGATGTGGCTCTTCTTTTGAGGCATTATCTAGAAAATGCGGAGCTTTCCTCTTTTTCAAGGGATGTTATGCTGGACATCCTATTGCGACAGCAGTGTAATAATAAACTGCCTTTTCGGATGCCTCCAGGGGCTCCTTTTGCCCATAAAACAGGGGATCTTCCCGGTACGGAACATGATGTCGGTATTCTGTTGTTCCCTGAGAAAACTCTGCTTGTGGTGGTAATGACAAAAGATCTTAGAGATAATCAAAAAGGGATCATTTTTCATAATGAAATAGGTGAATTGCTCTATACAACATTTGCCATGACACATATCAAGGAGTGATTCTACTGTGCATAACAGCAAAATTGTGGATGTTAGAACCAGGGTTTTTGAACTTCCTCTGAAAAAAACCTGGGAAATTGCGCTTTATGCGGCAAATACTCGTGCTCATGCAGTGGTGCGTTTGGAAACCGAGGATGGCATCGTAGGTTATGGGGAGGCCTCTCCTTCTCCTGCTTTCATGGGGGAGACAGGATACACCATAGAAACTGTTATTAATCGCTATATTAAAGAAGTCGTTGTGGGGGAGAATCTTTTTGATATCGCCAAAATACATCAAAAGATGGATGCTTCCATTGATGGCAATACCGCAGCTAAGGCGGCAGTGGACATTGCGGTATACGATGCTATGGGAAAAAGTCTCGGGCTTCCTGTCTATACGTTGTTAGGAGGTAAGGTGCGATCGAAGATGCCCCTCTCTTGGGTTGTCGGGCTTCAGGACTTCCAGCATTCTTTGGAAGAGGCCCGTCAGCGAGTGCAAGAGGGCTATGGGGTTATCAAAATTAAAGTAGGAAAGGATCTTGAAAAGGATGTGAATTTGATTCATGCTCTCCGAGAGGAGCTTGGAAGTGATGTTCGTCTCCGACTGGATGCAAATCAGGGTTTTACACCGAGAGAAGCCGTTACGCTTTTGGAGCGAGTTCGGGATTGTTTAGTGGAGTCCATCGAACAACCTGTTCGAAAATGGGATCTTCAGGGTCTTCGCTTCGTTCGGGATAATGCTCGAGGTGTTCCCGTAATGGCCGATGAAAGTGCCTCAAACATACACGATCTTTGCAATGTGGTGCGTCATGAAGCGGCCGATATTTTCAACGTCAAGGTTGGTAAGGTAGGAGGGCTCTATCGAGCATGTCAAATGGCAGGAATTATTGAAGCAGCAGGATTGAAAGGAACTGCGGGAAGTAATTTAGAGGTCTCTATCGGTGAAGCCGCTAGTGTCCATTTCGTTGCGAGCCAGCCTGTCCTTTCGTATCCGAACGACATGTTATTGGGGTCGGAACTGCATAGAACCAATTTAGTGGCGGAGCCTCTGCTTATCGAGAAGGGGCAGGTAGTCTGTCCAGAGAAACCAGGCCTTGGGATCGATGTTGATTCTGGTTTATTTAAAAAATAGCTGAGAAGTCCATTTCTTTAATTTATCAAAGAAAAAAGCCTTCAGGGCTCCTTTAAAAAAGGAAAAAACACAGCTCGTTGAAAAGTAGGACAGTCCCCTTGCTTTTATTCTAAAAGGAATCTTATTAGGACAGGTGCCTGCTCTCGAGTCAAAAGGTTGTGTTTTTAGAGGGGCTCTTTAGTAATGTTCTCTTTTGTATAGGCTAGACAGTGTCGTCACGATATATTTGCCCACAGGGCCAAACAATGAATCTGCACCGCTAGGGCACCCGTATCGTACGCTCTGTCGGCCAGCAGGTACTCGGCGTCTCTTCCTTCAATCAGGGTATGAGCCTGGCTGCAATCCGCTCGGGTACCTTCTGTAACAGGGATTCGGATCGGCATGCCACGCGCATCCACGGCCAGACGTATCCTTGTGTTAAGCCCCCTTCCCACGAACCCCTTCCGCCGGGAAGATGAGGTTCCAGCAGTTTCCATATCCGAAATGTCGTGTCTTCTATGCAAAGCGTCTATGGTACATTCCTCCCGAATCTCTATTTTCTGAGAAAGTTTACCACAATACAGATATCATGACGACACTGTCTAGAACAGTTCTGGCAGAAGCCCTAAAATCCTGTAGAAAACGTCCTCATAGCACATGTTATACTTATGATGAGGAGTTCGTTCTGTGCAAGAGTATCCATAATTTTTTGAGAGGTGTTGTCTATTATGGCCAAGTTCATACCAGAACCCTATCGTATCAAGATGGTGGAGCCCATTAAGGTGACGACTCGGGAACACAGAGAGGCTGCCATCCGGGAGGCATCCTATAACCTGTTCCGGCTGAAGGGTGAGGACGTCTACGTGGACGCTCTTACCGACTCGGGTACCAACGCTATGAGCGACGCTCAGTGGGCGGCTCTTATGAGGGGCGACGAGGCGTACGCTGGGGGCTCTAGCTACTTCAAGCTGGTTGAGGCCGCTCAGGATATTTTCGGGTATCGGTACATCCAGCCGGTCCACCAGGGGAGAGCAGCAGAGAAGGTGCTGTTTCCGGCATTCCTGGAGTCGGGCAAATACGCTATTGCTAACCTGTTCTTCGATACGACCCGAGCCCATGTAGAGTTGGCCGGGGCCCGGTGTCTGGAATGTTGTAACCCCGAGGCCGCTGACACCCAACTTCGAGCTCCCTTCAAGGGGAACATGGATGTGTCAAGGATGGAGGCCGTTATTCGGGATAAGGGGCCTGAAAACATTGGGATGGTGGTTATGACCATCACCAACAACTCAGCGGGAGGCCAGCCCGTTTCTCTGGAGAACATGCGTCAGGTGGCGGAGATTTGCAAACGGTACGGTATTCACCTGAACATCGACGCTGCCCGGTATGCCGAGAACGCGATGTTCGTCAAGCTTCGGGAGGATGCGTGTCGAGATATGTCGATCCAGGAGATTACTCGGGCCTTTTTTGACCTGGCCGATACTTTTACCATGTCGGCCAAGAAGGACACCATCGTCAATATGGGGGGGCTCATCGGCGTCAGGGACGATCAGGCACCTTATATCCTTAAGATCAAGGCCAACTGCATTTCCGGCG
This window encodes:
- a CDS encoding tyrosine phenol-lyase, which produces MMAKFIPEPYRIKMVEPIKVTTREHREAAIREASYNLFRLKGEDVYVDALTDSGTNAMSDAQWAALMRGDEAYAGGSSYFKLVEAAQDIFGYRYIQPVHQGRAAEKVLFPAFLESGKYAIANLFFDTTRAHVELAGARCLECCNPEAADTQLRAPFKGNMDVSRMEAVIRDKGPENIGMVVMTITNNSAGGQPVSLENMRQVAEICKRYGIHLNIDAARYAENAMFVKLREDACRDMSIQEITRAFFDLADTFTMSAKKDTIVNMGGLIGVRDDQAPYILKIKANCISGEGFYTYGGLNGRDLESMAVGLYEGLDENWLRYRIGTMEYMGEILDELGIPYQAPAGGHGIFLDAAKFYPQISYDQFPGQVLAVELYKECGLRSCDIGSYMMGNDPDTGKQIKSINEFTRLAIPRRVYTQSHYDMVLEAIDRIWKRRESVKHGYRITWEPPILRHFQASLAPVEG
- a CDS encoding class A beta-lactamase — protein: MFNIISDRINSLSGTVGLVIEDLQGKNRKEWNATELFPAASVIKLPILWELFSRVEKKDFSLQDEVELLEEDKVEGFGILKEMHAGLRLSLKDIATLMIVLSDNVATNMLIDLLGMDNINDTIESLGLKQTSLQRKMMDSEAKDRGADNFTSPEDVALLLRHYLENAELSSFSRDVMLDILLRQQCNNKLPFRMPPGAPFAHKTGDLPGTEHDVGILLFPEKTLLVVVMTKDLRDNQKGIIFHNEIGELLYTTFAMTHIKE